Below is a genomic region from Triticum dicoccoides isolate Atlit2015 ecotype Zavitan chromosome 5A, WEW_v2.0, whole genome shotgun sequence.
CATCGCCGGTCGCAGATAAAGGTCACTGTGCCATGTACACAGACGATGGGAGGCGGTTTGAGGTCCCGTTGGCGTATCTCGGCACGACAGTCTTCGGCGAGCTGCTAAAGATGTCCCAGGAAGAGTTTGGGTTCACACGTGACGGCAGGATTACGCTGCCCTTCGATGCGGTAGTGATGGGCTATGTTATGTGCTTGCTTAGAAGAAATGCATCGGAAGAAGTAGAGAGGGCGCTCCTGAGCTCTGTAGTGATGCCTTGCCAGTATCCAAGCTGTACAGTTCCACATGCAGCGCTGCACCAGCAGCTTGCAGTTTGTAGCTCCTGAATATATGCAGATTTTTTGTCCCTCATTGTTCTCCATTTTGCATCCCTTATGAAATGTAATTTAAAATAGTTCAACACTGGAGAATAGGAAATTATATACTAGTATACCAGCTTGTTGCATTATACAAAGAACCATTAACTAGAACTATATGGCATTAGGCCATAGGGCACAGAAGAGTGATTAACTATAACTTCAGGATTCAGCGTACAAAATGTCTAGCTCGTAGAAGCTAACACCTAACAAGCACCCCTACCAGTAAAACTACCAAAGATGTGATTCTATTCtatgatttaaaaaataaaaaaattgtatttaTTAATGAAGTATTTCAAGAAAGCCAACAGCCACTCTTTCGTTGTTCCATGATCTATCATATACCCTTCTCTCATTAATACATATTGCAGAAGCAATTTTCTGTCAGCTTACTAGTCGGGCAAGATATATCAGCACATGTTTCATGAATGATTTCAATGATGAACCCTCAAGGTAAAACTCTTAAGGGCTGATGTATCACAAAATGTGATAAGCTGCATACAAAAAGGACGTACGCTTTCAAAGGTAGTGGCAATTAGCAAGTTAGGTAGATCGCAGAGGTAGCATTCTCATGTCAAAGACCTCAATGTAAAATAGGGTTTATGTAGATTTTGGGTAATGTCTACGGAACAGAAGATCCCCACCCTCCTGC
It encodes:
- the LOC119302781 gene encoding auxin-responsive protein SAUR36-like, whose protein sequence is MTMIHPKRLAQLVRKWQRVKAASRDDEACCTTSPVADKGHCAMYTDDGRRFEVPLAYLGTTVFGELLKMSQEEFGFTRDGRITLPFDAVVMGYVMCLLRRNASEEVERALLSSVVMPCQYPSCTVPHAALHQQLAVCSS